From Aerosticca soli, a single genomic window includes:
- a CDS encoding PilN domain-containing protein, with translation MNTVMRSLQPPLARARRLWRASPVPAFLRWWGGELRQLLPAPIRRALTDGAVWFLLEQAADDWRLRRDGAATPLARWPAEAPSADVQARLAGAMADVEAGDRRLALLLPPARVLRRVLSLPRAAAADLHQVGAFEMDRQTPFRVEQVYYTLRVLPAAAPPGRLAVELVAVPRGILDAQLAALRTAGIAVDAVDVASGDGRLGVDLLPAGQAPRHPRPRLRLNLGLAALCAVLLVLGLGQWRHNREAALAQMREEVAALRAQAQTVAALRQQWQDEVGAAGFLLERKRQATSRLALLDELTQRLPPNAWLERLSLDAGGQLALQGQAQQAMRLIDALKDSPLIADPNFQGSIQPDPTTGRDRFYLLAHLRQPAQGSPGATP, from the coding sequence ATGAACACGGTCATGCGCTCGCTGCAGCCGCCGCTGGCACGCGCGCGGCGGCTCTGGCGTGCCTCGCCGGTGCCGGCCTTCCTGCGCTGGTGGGGCGGCGAGCTGCGGCAGCTGCTGCCGGCGCCGATCCGCCGCGCGCTGACCGACGGCGCGGTGTGGTTCCTGCTGGAGCAGGCAGCGGACGACTGGCGGCTGCGCCGCGACGGTGCGGCGACGCCGCTCGCGCGCTGGCCGGCCGAGGCCCCCAGCGCCGACGTGCAGGCGCGGCTGGCCGGAGCCATGGCCGACGTGGAGGCCGGCGACCGGCGCCTGGCGCTGCTGTTGCCGCCCGCGCGCGTGCTGCGCCGCGTGCTGTCGCTGCCCCGCGCCGCGGCGGCGGATCTGCACCAGGTCGGCGCCTTCGAGATGGACCGGCAGACACCGTTCCGTGTCGAGCAGGTGTATTACACGCTGCGCGTCCTGCCGGCCGCCGCACCGCCCGGACGGCTGGCCGTCGAGCTGGTGGCGGTGCCGCGTGGCATCCTCGACGCCCAGCTGGCGGCGCTGCGCACGGCCGGTATCGCCGTCGATGCGGTGGACGTCGCCAGCGGCGACGGTCGGCTGGGCGTGGATCTGCTGCCGGCCGGTCAGGCACCTCGCCATCCGCGGCCGCGGTTGCGGCTCAACCTGGGGCTGGCGGCGCTGTGCGCGGTCCTGCTGGTGCTCGGCCTCGGCCAGTGGCGCCACAACCGCGAGGCCGCGCTGGCGCAGATGCGCGAGGAGGTGGCCGCGCTGCGCGCCCAGGCCCAGACCGTGGCGGCACTGCGCCAGCAGTGGCAGGACGAGGTCGGCGCCGCCGGTTTCCTGCTCGAACGCAAGCGGCAGGCCACCAGCCGGCTCGCCCTGCTCGACGAGCTCACCCAGCGCCTGCCGCCCAACGCCTGGCTGGAACGGCTGAGCCTCGATGCAGGCGGCCAGCTGGCCTTGCAGGGCCAGGCGCAGCAGGCCATGCGCCTGATCGACGCGCTGAAGGATTCCCCGCTGATCGCCGACCCTAACTTCCAGGGCAGCATCCAGCCCGATCCGACGACCGGCAGGGACCGTTTCTACCTGCTCGCGCACCTGCGCCAGCCGGCGCAAGGTTCCCCGGGAGCCACGCCGTGA
- the gspM gene encoding type II secretion system protein GspM, which yields MKTPGPRERRIAAVFLLLLALALGYLLTLHGWLVAPLRAIDAEMDALRDAHGRYLAAIAEKPLLQKRLAALGAGQAASAAFLPEEDGAAANAGLMQRVLDVTAAQARQGGCEVTQKMPLPTLPAGAGEPYRKAVVTIGLRCDIEPLAAVLYELEHGTPYLFVDELSIYRNPVAAQERAGAPLEVQFALSGYLRPARPAAAAAPGAAP from the coding sequence GTGAAGACTCCTGGTCCGCGCGAACGACGCATCGCCGCCGTATTCTTGCTGCTGCTCGCGCTGGCGCTCGGCTACCTGCTGACGCTGCACGGCTGGCTGGTGGCGCCGCTGCGTGCGATCGACGCCGAGATGGACGCGCTGCGCGACGCCCACGGCCGCTATCTGGCCGCCATCGCCGAGAAGCCGCTGCTGCAAAAACGCCTTGCCGCGCTCGGCGCCGGGCAGGCCGCGAGCGCGGCCTTCCTGCCCGAGGAGGACGGCGCCGCCGCCAACGCTGGCCTGATGCAGCGCGTGCTGGACGTCACCGCCGCGCAGGCGCGCCAGGGCGGCTGCGAGGTCACCCAGAAAATGCCGCTGCCGACCCTCCCGGCGGGCGCGGGCGAGCCTTACCGCAAGGCCGTGGTCACCATCGGCCTGCGCTGCGACATCGAACCGCTGGCCGCGGTGCTGTACGAACTCGAGCACGGCACGCCGTACCTGTTCGTCGACGAGCTCAGCATCTACCGCAATCCGGTGGCGGCGCAGGAACGGGCCGGCGCGCCGCTGGAGGTGCAGTTCGCGCTTTCCGGCTACCTGCGCCCGGCGCGCCCTGCGGCCGCAGCCGCGCCCGGTGCCGCGCCATGA
- a CDS encoding general secretion pathway protein GspN, with protein sequence MNAATQRRLSLPLAILAVALGGFWLAGLAGLGRSVHWDPPRTTVAPQAAPGRTATLPRPPPLERYAAVWTHPLFDPQRRPQLRGTEAQSLGELALTGIILTPGLHMALLRGRDDVQVRVREGEALPDGSATLVALEPRAAIFEGPGGRLALTLPAGAPIDPPSRTPPPSAAVSPPPSAAPGTTSMVVAGGDSPDRREARPPRAAADDEAARLERLKASLRQRRALPDTPPAPAGER encoded by the coding sequence ATGAACGCAGCCACGCAAAGACGGCTGAGCCTGCCGCTGGCGATCCTCGCCGTCGCGCTCGGCGGCTTCTGGCTCGCCGGCCTTGCCGGCCTCGGCCGCAGCGTGCACTGGGACCCGCCGCGCACCACGGTGGCGCCGCAGGCCGCACCGGGGCGCACCGCCACGCTGCCGCGCCCGCCGCCGCTCGAGCGCTATGCCGCCGTGTGGACGCACCCGCTGTTCGACCCGCAGCGCCGTCCGCAACTGCGCGGTACCGAGGCGCAGAGCCTCGGCGAGCTCGCGCTCACCGGCATCATCCTCACCCCCGGCCTGCACATGGCGCTGCTGCGCGGCCGCGACGACGTCCAGGTGCGCGTGCGCGAGGGCGAGGCCCTGCCCGACGGCAGCGCCACCCTGGTCGCACTCGAACCGCGGGCGGCGATCTTCGAGGGGCCCGGTGGCCGGTTGGCGCTCACCCTGCCGGCCGGGGCGCCGATCGATCCGCCCTCACGCACGCCGCCGCCGAGCGCCGCCGTGTCGCCGCCCCCGTCGGCGGCACCGGGCACGACCTCGATGGTGGTGGCCGGCGGCGACAGCCCGGACCGCCGCGAGGCGCGCCCGCCGCGGGCGGCCGCCGACGATGAGGCTGCGCGCCTGGAGCGGCTCAAGGCCAGCCTGCGCCAACGCCGCGCCCTCCCAGACACCCCGCCAGCCCCCGCCGGAGAACGCTGA
- the gspD gene encoding type II secretion system secretin GspD, whose amino-acid sequence MPPFFKPLARALPVFLLVLASGCANLPQPRDDGALQREAMAGTELPPPAPLPLDQRYGPSGAGNAAPEIQRGSGRFIQPVPLATPRGAPGGAGTVTLNFENQPVQAVVKAILGDLLKKNYTIVPGVQGNVSFATAQPVTADQALPILEMLLSWTGNALVQRGDGYVVMPAKEAVAGNLVPGLAAPPPAAGLAARLFPLRYIGAAEMQKLIKPFARPDSVLLVDPARNLLVLAGTPEELDNYQRTIRTFDVDWLRGMSVGVFSLQRANVTDLVPRLEAMFGKNGDTPLAGMLRFLPIERTNALVVISTQPDYLTEVGQWIAQIDRGGGNEPQLFVYDVRNVKASDLARYLAQIYASGAGAGGGAAAGQVGPGLNAATLAGGTAMGSLAGGFGNPGGLNGSGGMNGGAGGLNGGYGNATAGVPAGGEGRDTGSGGGMITAGLAGQPAMPGQTTGGGDQQYSSSDGMTRISSVDASNQLLVRTRPSQWDEIEAAIKRLDNVPLQVQIETRILEVRLTGQFSFGVQWYLEGLVGNTQSVDANGNVVVTPGQPGNQQQWALGRGGATYNPNGDGFFYSFINHDLQVALHAIEVSGNTKTLSAPSLVVLNNQVAAINVGDQVPINQTSVSTIGTSSTFNEVNYLTTGVQLAVQPRVNPGGLVYLNVQQVVSTPDYSRVNNGNPAVSARSMSTQIAVQSGQTVLLGGLIQQNEGQTDTGIPGLNRLPVVGRLFGGTDRNRNRTELIVLITPRVITSSEEARQVTDEYQHKFESLAPLRATGAPAGDRR is encoded by the coding sequence ATGCCGCCTTTTTTCAAGCCTCTGGCCCGCGCCCTGCCGGTCTTTCTGCTGGTCCTCGCCAGCGGCTGCGCGAATCTGCCGCAACCGCGCGACGACGGCGCCCTGCAGCGCGAGGCGATGGCCGGCACCGAACTGCCGCCGCCTGCGCCGCTGCCACTCGACCAGCGCTACGGGCCGAGCGGCGCCGGCAACGCCGCGCCGGAGATCCAGCGCGGTAGCGGGCGCTTCATCCAGCCGGTACCGCTGGCCACGCCGCGCGGCGCGCCGGGCGGCGCGGGCACGGTCACGCTCAATTTCGAGAACCAGCCGGTGCAGGCGGTGGTGAAGGCCATCCTCGGCGATCTGCTGAAGAAGAACTACACCATCGTCCCCGGCGTGCAGGGCAACGTCTCCTTCGCCACCGCGCAACCGGTGACGGCCGACCAGGCGCTGCCGATCCTGGAGATGCTGCTGTCCTGGACTGGCAACGCGCTGGTCCAGCGCGGCGACGGCTACGTGGTGATGCCGGCCAAGGAGGCGGTGGCCGGCAACCTGGTGCCGGGCCTGGCCGCGCCGCCGCCGGCGGCAGGCCTGGCCGCGCGGCTGTTCCCGCTGCGCTACATCGGCGCGGCCGAGATGCAGAAGCTGATCAAGCCGTTCGCGCGGCCCGACTCGGTGCTGCTGGTCGACCCCGCGCGCAATCTGCTGGTGCTCGCCGGCACGCCCGAGGAACTGGACAACTACCAGCGCACCATCCGCACCTTCGACGTCGACTGGCTGCGCGGCATGTCGGTGGGCGTGTTCAGCCTGCAGCGCGCCAACGTCACCGACCTGGTGCCCCGGCTCGAGGCCATGTTCGGCAAGAACGGCGACACCCCGCTCGCCGGCATGCTGCGCTTCCTGCCGATCGAGCGCACCAATGCGCTGGTGGTGATCAGCACGCAGCCGGACTACCTGACCGAGGTCGGCCAGTGGATCGCGCAGATCGACCGCGGCGGCGGCAACGAGCCGCAGCTGTTCGTCTATGACGTCCGCAACGTCAAGGCCTCCGACCTCGCCCGTTATCTGGCGCAGATCTACGCCAGCGGGGCCGGCGCGGGCGGCGGCGCCGCGGCGGGCCAGGTCGGCCCCGGACTGAACGCCGCGACCCTCGCCGGCGGCACCGCCATGGGCAGCCTGGCCGGCGGTTTCGGCAATCCGGGCGGACTCAACGGCAGCGGCGGGATGAATGGCGGCGCCGGCGGCCTGAATGGCGGCTACGGCAACGCCACCGCCGGCGTGCCGGCCGGCGGCGAGGGTCGCGATACCGGCAGCGGCGGCGGCATGATCACCGCCGGGCTGGCCGGCCAGCCCGCGATGCCGGGACAGACCACCGGCGGCGGCGACCAGCAGTACAGCTCCAGCGACGGGATGACCCGGATCAGCTCGGTCGATGCCAGCAACCAGCTCCTGGTGCGCACCCGGCCCTCGCAGTGGGACGAGATCGAGGCGGCGATCAAACGCCTGGACAACGTACCGCTGCAGGTGCAGATCGAAACCCGCATCCTCGAGGTGCGCCTGACCGGCCAGTTCAGCTTCGGCGTGCAGTGGTACCTGGAAGGGCTGGTCGGCAACACCCAGAGCGTGGACGCCAACGGCAACGTGGTGGTCACGCCGGGCCAGCCGGGCAACCAGCAGCAGTGGGCGCTGGGCCGCGGCGGCGCCACCTACAACCCGAACGGCGACGGATTCTTCTATTCCTTCATCAACCACGACCTGCAGGTGGCGCTGCACGCCATCGAGGTGAGCGGCAACACCAAGACGCTGTCGGCGCCCTCGCTGGTGGTGCTCAACAACCAGGTCGCGGCGATCAACGTCGGCGATCAGGTGCCGATCAACCAGACCAGCGTCTCCACCATCGGCACCAGCAGCACCTTCAACGAGGTGAACTACCTCACCACCGGCGTGCAGCTGGCGGTGCAGCCGCGGGTCAATCCGGGCGGCCTGGTCTATCTCAACGTGCAGCAGGTGGTGAGCACGCCGGACTATTCGCGCGTCAACAACGGCAACCCGGCGGTGTCGGCCCGCTCGATGAGTACCCAGATCGCGGTGCAGAGCGGCCAGACCGTGCTGCTCGGCGGCCTGATCCAGCAGAACGAGGGCCAGACCGACACCGGCATCCCCGGCCTCAACCGCCTGCCGGTGGTCGGCCGGCTGTTCGGCGGCACCGACCGCAACCGCAACCGCACCGAGCTGATCGTGCTGATCACCCCGCGGGTGATCACCAGCAGCGAGGAGGCCCGCCAGGTGACCGACGAATACCAGCACAAGTTCGAATCGCTGGCGCCGCTGCGCGCCACCGGCGCGCCGGCCGGCGACCGGCGCTGA
- the dinG gene encoding ATP-dependent DNA helicase DinG, with protein sequence MLTDSLKDAIRAAYARLKDGLPGFRPRAAQTQMIAAVARALAAEGGVAAIEAPTGTGKSMAYLVAGLAAAQARQKKLLVATATVALQEQLVERDIPQLLALTGQTARVTLAKGMGRYLCVRNLRLAIAGLDQHQSALDLGEEFTGWTQPPKEAERTALEALAAAFESGRWQGDLDQTPVPLGGSLRPMLATTAGGCSGRRCAYFAVCPLIAARRAIGEADLIVANQDLVLADLTLANGEGGFGGVLLPAPEDTLYVFDEAHHLPGKAVERGASEVHLGAALRQLGRLVRQAHAAYAFTDKPRLGRLDLEAAEARLLEFTEALEGLEREIRLLWVPDPTEREPIYRGSLGQLPDAWVAQARLLHRLGGELLRWLTAVRRAVVEMSESGPTRDTLARELGLALERLDRQCRTWRAWSTPDAEGAVPLARWVTLGADQQLVCHASAVSAATLLRAVLWEQAAAVVLTSATLSIGGQFRAFADAVGLPDEAATLSLPSPFDLTAQATLEVPALGALPDDREAHARAVSGWLAERLDWRAGNLVLFTARSKLERVLQLLPLDKLRKVRVQGTLPKAQLLAEHAAAVEAGTGSTLFGLASFGEGLDLPGRLCETVVITQLPFAVPTDPVGATYAEWLETRGRNPFLEVSVPEATRLLVQYCGRLIRSEADRGRIVLLDRRVLTRRYGAGMLRALPPFRRVLEPG encoded by the coding sequence ATGCTCACCGACTCCCTCAAGGACGCCATCCGCGCCGCCTATGCGCGGCTCAAGGACGGGCTGCCCGGCTTCCGCCCGCGTGCGGCGCAGACGCAGATGATCGCGGCGGTGGCGCGCGCGCTCGCCGCGGAGGGCGGGGTGGCGGCGATCGAGGCGCCGACCGGCACCGGCAAGTCGATGGCCTATCTCGTCGCCGGGCTGGCGGCGGCGCAGGCGCGGCAGAAGAAGCTGCTGGTCGCCACCGCCACCGTGGCGCTGCAGGAGCAGCTGGTCGAGCGCGACATCCCGCAGCTGCTCGCGCTCACCGGCCAGACGGCGCGGGTGACCCTGGCCAAGGGCATGGGCCGCTATTTGTGCGTGCGCAACCTGCGCCTGGCCATCGCCGGGCTGGACCAGCACCAGTCGGCGCTAGACCTGGGCGAGGAGTTCACCGGCTGGACGCAGCCGCCGAAGGAAGCCGAGCGTACGGCGCTCGAGGCGCTCGCCGCCGCCTTCGAATCCGGCCGCTGGCAGGGCGACCTGGACCAGACCCCGGTGCCCCTCGGCGGCAGCCTGCGGCCGATGCTGGCGACCACGGCCGGCGGCTGCAGCGGGCGGCGCTGCGCGTATTTCGCGGTCTGTCCGCTGATCGCCGCGCGGCGCGCGATCGGCGAGGCCGACCTCATCGTCGCCAACCAGGATCTGGTGCTGGCCGACCTCACCCTGGCCAATGGCGAGGGCGGCTTCGGCGGCGTGCTGCTGCCGGCGCCCGAAGACACGCTGTACGTGTTCGACGAGGCCCACCACCTGCCGGGCAAGGCGGTCGAGCGCGGCGCGAGCGAGGTGCACCTGGGCGCCGCGCTGCGCCAGCTCGGCCGGCTGGTCCGCCAGGCGCACGCGGCCTACGCCTTCACCGACAAGCCGCGGCTGGGGCGGCTGGATCTGGAGGCGGCCGAGGCGCGCCTGCTGGAATTCACCGAGGCGCTGGAAGGGCTCGAGCGCGAGATCCGCCTGCTGTGGGTGCCCGATCCCACCGAACGCGAGCCGATCTATCGCGGCTCGCTCGGCCAGTTGCCCGACGCCTGGGTGGCGCAGGCGCGGCTGCTGCATCGCCTGGGCGGCGAACTGCTGCGCTGGCTGACCGCGGTGCGTCGCGCGGTGGTCGAGATGAGCGAGAGCGGCCCGACCCGCGACACCCTGGCGCGCGAGCTTGGCCTGGCGCTGGAGCGGCTCGACCGCCAGTGCCGGACCTGGCGCGCCTGGAGCACGCCCGACGCCGAGGGCGCGGTGCCGCTGGCGCGCTGGGTGACCCTGGGCGCCGACCAGCAGCTCGTCTGCCACGCTTCGGCGGTGTCTGCCGCCACGCTGCTGCGCGCGGTGCTGTGGGAACAGGCGGCGGCGGTGGTGCTGACCTCCGCCACGCTGAGCATCGGCGGCCAGTTCCGCGCCTTCGCCGATGCCGTCGGCCTGCCCGACGAGGCGGCCACGCTGAGTCTGCCCTCGCCGTTCGACCTCACCGCGCAGGCCACCTTGGAGGTCCCCGCGCTCGGTGCCTTGCCCGACGACCGCGAGGCACACGCGCGCGCGGTGAGCGGCTGGCTCGCCGAGCGGCTCGACTGGCGGGCCGGCAACCTGGTGCTGTTCACCGCGCGCAGCAAGCTCGAGCGGGTGCTGCAGCTGCTGCCGCTGGACAAGCTGCGCAAGGTGCGCGTGCAAGGCACCTTGCCCAAGGCGCAGCTCCTGGCCGAGCACGCCGCCGCGGTCGAGGCCGGCACCGGCAGCACGCTGTTCGGGCTGGCCAGCTTCGGCGAGGGTCTGGACCTGCCCGGACGGCTGTGCGAGACGGTGGTGATCACCCAGCTGCCCTTCGCCGTGCCCACCGACCCGGTCGGCGCCACCTATGCCGAATGGCTGGAAACCCGCGGCCGCAATCCGTTCCTGGAAGTGAGCGTGCCGGAGGCCACGCGCCTGCTGGTGCAGTACTGCGGCCGGCTGATCCGCAGCGAGGCCGATCGCGGCCGCATCGTGCTGCTCGACCGCCGCGTGCTCACCCGCCGCTACGGCGCCGGCATGCTGCGCGCGCTGCCGCCGTTCCGCCGCGTGCTCGAGCCGGGCTGA
- a CDS encoding bifunctional diguanylate cyclase/phosphodiesterase, with amino-acid sequence MSQSSKPGQLPPDASARMAWLARLVGAGSQQAVAGLAEERARMHPACLAARMVWRYLAPAGGGAWQVLDDRLVMPLGIDLDAALHIWLQPGASAAEVAATLAGDLALAGCQLRLVLELAELKDSHRQLARSENLQRALFAISDLAGADLDMAELLRGIHAIVGMLMYAENFYIVRYDAERESVRFLYFADVADPTDYTGRELSLRDIAGTPTAHLLTTGQSLMGNAEELAAQVDGSLQPVGPDSDHWLGVPMQREGRVQGALVVQSYQSGMRYTEEDRSLLVFVGSHILTALERRQSKDELEQRVRQRTEELAAANRELRQEVRERERAERLQQALFQLAELATADIDENAFYERVHEVVGRLLDASNFFIALLSEDRRRLEFPYYIDAGVRQTLSLPLAGLSEYVLRRGEPWLGRRADIEALYASGAAVPQSFGAPANCWLGVPLRVHKEVIGLVVVQTYGEDAGYGPADQELLGFAALQIANSIYRRRSAAALRQSNLELERRVAERTRELREEIARREHIQQQLRHQVLHDPLTGLPNRALLRERLEAVLDRARHEPGRRCALLYLDVDRFKVINDSLGHLAGDGFLKAVAIRLAQCVRAPDLVARLSGDEFAILIEQVESLDTVQQVARRVLEALARPLELAGRELEPSASLGIAVSDEGHLYADALLRDADVALYRAKELGRKRYVLFDDTLARNAEDELALEGELRRALHQGELLPHFQPVRRLDDGAIVGYEALLRWQHPVRGLLVPEDFMRVALDSGQIEAIDWHLFARACEQFARLGPEHGFLSINVAPLHLRQTDFDRRLLALLERSGLSPSRLTIEVTEGALLDDTGRVRAILERLHAAGVGAALDDFGTGYSSLSYLHTLPLRRLKIDRAFVQPLDRDAPASSRAVVTAILAMAGALGIEVIAEGIETAGQREALVAMGCHFGQGYLLGRPAPLPPGDAAAEPPAG; translated from the coding sequence ATGAGCCAGTCCTCCAAGCCCGGTCAACTGCCACCGGACGCGTCCGCGCGCATGGCCTGGCTCGCGCGCCTGGTCGGCGCGGGCTCGCAGCAGGCGGTGGCCGGGCTGGCCGAGGAGCGCGCGCGCATGCATCCGGCATGCCTGGCCGCCCGCATGGTGTGGCGCTACCTGGCCCCTGCGGGCGGGGGCGCCTGGCAGGTGCTCGACGACCGCCTGGTGATGCCGCTCGGCATCGACCTCGACGCGGCCCTGCACATCTGGCTGCAACCGGGCGCGTCGGCGGCGGAGGTCGCCGCCACGCTCGCCGGCGACCTCGCCCTGGCCGGTTGCCAGCTGCGCCTGGTGCTGGAGCTGGCGGAACTGAAGGATTCCCACCGCCAGCTCGCCCGCTCGGAAAACCTGCAGCGGGCGCTGTTCGCCATCTCCGACCTCGCCGGTGCCGATCTGGACATGGCCGAGCTCCTGCGCGGCATCCATGCCATCGTCGGCATGCTGATGTACGCGGAGAACTTCTACATCGTGCGCTACGACGCCGAGCGCGAAAGCGTGCGTTTCCTGTATTTCGCCGACGTCGCCGACCCCACCGACTACACCGGCCGCGAACTGTCCCTGCGCGACATCGCCGGCACCCCCACGGCGCATCTGCTCACCACCGGCCAGTCGCTGATGGGCAATGCCGAGGAACTCGCCGCCCAGGTCGACGGCAGCCTGCAGCCGGTCGGCCCGGACAGCGACCACTGGCTGGGCGTGCCGATGCAGCGCGAAGGCCGCGTGCAGGGCGCGCTGGTGGTGCAGAGCTACCAGTCGGGCATGCGCTACACCGAGGAGGACCGCAGCCTCCTGGTCTTCGTCGGCAGCCACATCCTCACCGCGCTGGAGCGCCGGCAGAGCAAGGACGAGCTGGAACAGCGCGTGCGCCAGCGCACCGAGGAACTGGCCGCGGCCAACCGCGAACTGCGTCAGGAAGTGCGCGAGCGCGAACGCGCGGAGCGCCTGCAGCAGGCGCTGTTCCAGCTGGCCGAGCTCGCCACCGCCGACATCGACGAAAACGCCTTCTACGAGCGCGTCCACGAGGTCGTCGGCCGCCTGCTGGACGCCTCCAACTTCTTCATCGCCCTGCTCAGCGAGGACCGCCGGCGCCTGGAGTTCCCCTATTACATCGATGCCGGCGTCCGCCAGACCCTGAGCCTGCCGCTGGCCGGGCTCAGCGAATATGTGCTGCGGCGCGGCGAGCCTTGGCTGGGCCGGCGTGCCGATATCGAGGCGCTGTATGCGAGCGGCGCGGCGGTGCCGCAATCCTTCGGCGCGCCGGCCAATTGCTGGCTCGGCGTGCCGCTGCGCGTGCACAAGGAGGTGATCGGGCTGGTCGTGGTGCAGACCTATGGTGAGGATGCCGGCTACGGCCCGGCCGATCAGGAACTGCTCGGCTTCGCCGCGCTGCAGATCGCCAACAGTATCTACCGGCGCCGCTCGGCGGCGGCCCTGCGCCAGTCCAACCTGGAGCTGGAGCGGCGCGTGGCCGAGCGCACCCGCGAGTTGCGCGAGGAAATCGCCCGCCGCGAGCATATCCAGCAGCAGCTGCGCCACCAGGTGTTGCACGACCCACTGACCGGCCTGCCCAACCGCGCCCTGCTGCGCGAGCGGCTGGAGGCGGTGCTCGATCGCGCCCGGCACGAACCCGGCCGCCGCTGCGCGCTGCTCTACCTGGACGTGGACCGCTTCAAGGTCATCAACGACAGCCTGGGCCACCTGGCCGGCGACGGCTTTCTCAAGGCCGTCGCCATCCGTCTGGCCCAGTGCGTGCGCGCGCCCGACCTGGTGGCGCGGCTTTCCGGCGACGAATTCGCCATCCTCATCGAACAGGTCGAATCGCTGGACACCGTGCAGCAGGTCGCGCGCCGGGTACTGGAGGCGCTGGCCCGGCCGCTGGAGCTGGCCGGGCGGGAACTGGAGCCTTCGGCCAGCCTCGGCATCGCGGTCAGCGACGAAGGCCACCTGTACGCCGACGCCCTGCTGCGCGACGCCGACGTCGCGCTGTACCGGGCCAAGGAGCTCGGCCGCAAGCGCTACGTGCTGTTCGACGACACCCTGGCCCGCAACGCCGAGGACGAGCTGGCACTGGAGGGCGAACTGCGCCGCGCCCTGCACCAGGGCGAGCTGCTGCCGCACTTCCAGCCGGTCCGCCGCCTGGACGATGGCGCCATCGTCGGCTACGAGGCACTGCTGCGCTGGCAGCACCCCGTCCGCGGCCTGCTGGTGCCGGAGGATTTCATGCGCGTGGCGCTGGACAGCGGCCAGATCGAGGCGATCGACTGGCACCTGTTCGCCCGCGCCTGTGAACAGTTCGCCCGGCTGGGGCCGGAGCACGGTTTCCTCAGCATCAACGTGGCGCCGCTGCACCTGCGCCAGACGGACTTCGACCGCCGCCTGCTGGCGCTGCTCGAACGCAGCGGCCTGTCGCCCTCGCGGTTGACCATCGAGGTCACCGAAGGCGCCCTGCTGGACGACACCGGCCGCGTTCGCGCCATCTTGGAACGCCTGCATGCGGCCGGCGTCGGCGCGGCGCTGGACGATTTCGGCACCGGCTATTCCTCGCTGAGCTATCTGCACACGCTGCCGCTGCGCCGGCTCAAGATCGACCGCGCCTTCGTCCAGCCGCTGGACCGCGACGCGCCCGCCAGCAGCCGGGCGGTGGTGACCGCCATCCTGGCCATGGCCGGCGCGCTCGGCATCGAGGTCATCGCCGAAGGCATCGAGACCGCCGGCCAGCGCGAGGCGCTGGTGGCGATGGGCTGCCACTTCGGGCAGGGCTATCTGCTCGGCCGGCCGGCACCGCTGCCGCCCGGCGACGCCGCGGCGGAGCCGCCGGCCGGCTGA